Proteins encoded in a region of the Solanum dulcamara chromosome 9, daSolDulc1.2, whole genome shotgun sequence genome:
- the LOC129902853 gene encoding uncharacterized protein LOC129902853 — MQMAKTPNWRPLQSSLFLTLFSLLIPGLADTSSTSSESKGKSHSSRISTGVRLVIVCLGILASVGFCYVLFKIWQKKKREEQQARLLKLFEEDDDLEVELGIRD, encoded by the exons ATGCAGATGGCCAAAACCCCTAATTGGAGACCTCTTCAATCATCCTTATTTTTGACTCTTTTCTCACTTTTGATTCCAG GTTTGGCAGATACCTCATCAACATCAAGTGAAAGTAAAGGGAAAAGTCATTCATCCAGAATTTCCACCGGAGTGAGACTAGTGATTGTGTGCCTTGGAATTTTAGCTTCAGTTGGATTTTGTTATGTCCTTTTCAAGATATGGCagaagaagaaaagggaagAGCAGCAAGCTCGTCTCCTAAAGCTCTTTGAAGAAGATGACGATCTTGAGGTTGAGCTTGGAATTCGGGATTGA